A segment of the Streptomyces sp. NBC_00376 genome:
GTGATCGACACCCCGCTCGCCGAGTCCGGCATCGTCGGCACCGCGATCGGCCTGGCCCTGCGCGGTTACCGGCCCGTCGTGGAGATCCAGTTCGACGGCTTCGTCTTCCCCGCGTACGACCAGATCGTCACCCAGCTCGCCAAGATGCACGCCCGCGCGCTCGGCAAGATCAAGCTGCCGGTCGTCATTCGTATCCCGTACGGCGGCGGCATCGGCGCGGTCGAGCACCACAGCGAGTCGCCCGAGGCCCTGTTCGCGCACGTCGCGGGGTTGAAGGTGGTCTCGCCGTCGAACGCGAGCGACGCCTACTGGATGATGCAGCAGGCCGTCCAGAGCGACGACCCGATCATCTTCTTCGAGCCCAAGCGCCGTTACTGGGACAAGGGCGAGGTCGAGACCGACACCATCCCGGGCCCGCTGCACAAGGCCTCGGTGGCCCGCACCGGTACCGACCTCACGCTCGTCGCGTACGGCCCGATGGTGAAGGTCTGCCTGGAGGCGGCCGCGGCCGCCCAGGAGGAGGGCAAGTCGATCGAGGTCCTGGACCTGCGCTCGATGTCCCCGATCGACTTCGACGCCATCCAGACCTCGGTCGAGAAGACCGGCCGGCTCGTCGTGGTCCACGAGGCGCCGGTGTTCTACGGCTCCGGGGCCGAGATCGCCGCCCGGATCACCGAGCGCTGCTTCTACCACCTGGAAGCACCGGTGCTGCGGGTCGGCGGCTACCACGCCCCGTACCCGCCGGCGCGGCTGGAGGACGAGTACCTGCCGGGTCTCGACCGCGTGCTCGACGCCGTCGACCGCTCGCTGGCGTACTGAGGACTGGGACGTGACAACGATGACCGACACTTCCAACGCTGCTCGCTTCCGTGAGTTCAAGATGCCCGACGTGGGCGAGGGACTGACCGAGGCCGAGATCCTCAAGTGGTACGTCCAGCCCGGCGACACCGTCACCGACGGCCAGGTCGTCTGCGAGGTCGAGACGGCGAAGGCGGCCGTGGAGCTGCCGATCCCGTTCGACGGCGTGGTGCACGAGCTGCGCTTCCCCGAGGGCACGACGGTCGACGTCGGCCAGGTGATCATCGCGGTGGACGTGGCCCCGGGCAGCGGTGACGCGACCCCGGCCCCGGCGGCCGAACCTGCCCCGGTTGCTCAGCCCGAACCGGAGCCCGAGGCTCCGAAGGGCCGCCAGCCGGTCCTGGTCGGCTACGGCGTCTCCGAGAGCTCGACCAAGCGACGGGCCCGCAAGGGCACGGCCGCTGCCGCGTCGGCTGCCGCGACGGCGATCCAGAGCGAGATGAACGGCCACGCCACCGTCGTCCCGGAGAGCCGGCCGCTGGCCAAGCCGCCGGTCCGCAAGCTGGCCAAGGACCTGGGCATCGACCTGGCGACGGTCGTCCCGACCGGCGAGGGCGGCATCATCACCCGCGAGGACGTGCACGCGGCGGCCAAGCCCGTACCGGCACAGGCCACCGCGCCCGTCGCCGCGGAGGCCCTCCCCGTTCCCGAGGCCCCGGCTCCGGCCGTGGTCACCACGGTGGGCGCCCGCGAGACCCGCATCCCGGTCAAGGGCGTACGGAAGGCCATCGCCCAGGCGATGGTCGGCAGCGCGTTCACGGCTCCGCACGTCACCGAGTTCGTCACCGTCGACGTGACGCGCACGATGAAGCTGGTGGCGGAGCTCAAGGAGGACAAGGAGATGGCGGGGGTGCGGGTCAACCCGCTCCTGATCATCGCCAAGGCGCTCCTGGTCGCGATCAAGCGGAACCCGGAGGTCAACGCCGCCTGGGACGAGGCGAACCAGGAGATCGTGCAGAAGCACTACGTCAACCTGGGCATCGCCGCCGCGACCCCGCGCGGACTGATCGTCCCGAACATCAAGGACGCGCACGAGCAGACGCTCCCGCAACTGGCCGCGTCCCTGGGCGAGCTGGTCTCCACGGCCCGCGAGGGCAAGACGTCCCCGGCCGCGATGGCGGGCGGCACGGTGACCATCACCAACGTCGGCGTCTTCGGCGTCGACACGGGCACGCCGATCCTGAACCCGGGCGAGTCCGCGATCCTCGCGGTCGGTGCGATCAAGCTCCAGCCGTGGGTCCACAAGGGCAAGGTGAAGCCCCGTCAGGTCACCACGTTGGCCCTGTCGTTCGACCACCGCCTGGTCGACGGCGAGCTCGGCTCCAAGGTCCTGGCGGACGTCGCCGCGATCCTGGAACAGCCGAAGCGCCTGATCACCTGGGCGTAGCTGTACGAGATGGGCCCGCGCGAACGGCTTCGCGCGGGCCCATCGGCATGTCCGGCTTCCGCCGCAGGGCGAGTTCGGCGAACACGGTCTTCCCGACGGTGCGCGGCTCGACGCCCCAGTGGTCCGCGATCCCCGCGACGATCAGGAGCCCCCGCCCGTAGCACTCGTCGTCCGCGGCCTCGCGCAGCCCGGGCAGCCGTTCGCCTCGCGGGTCACTGACCGCGATGCGCAGCGTGGCCGCGCTG
Coding sequences within it:
- a CDS encoding dihydrolipoamide acetyltransferase family protein; amino-acid sequence: MTTMTDTSNAARFREFKMPDVGEGLTEAEILKWYVQPGDTVTDGQVVCEVETAKAAVELPIPFDGVVHELRFPEGTTVDVGQVIIAVDVAPGSGDATPAPAAEPAPVAQPEPEPEAPKGRQPVLVGYGVSESSTKRRARKGTAAAASAAATAIQSEMNGHATVVPESRPLAKPPVRKLAKDLGIDLATVVPTGEGGIITREDVHAAAKPVPAQATAPVAAEALPVPEAPAPAVVTTVGARETRIPVKGVRKAIAQAMVGSAFTAPHVTEFVTVDVTRTMKLVAELKEDKEMAGVRVNPLLIIAKALLVAIKRNPEVNAAWDEANQEIVQKHYVNLGIAAATPRGLIVPNIKDAHEQTLPQLAASLGELVSTAREGKTSPAAMAGGTVTITNVGVFGVDTGTPILNPGESAILAVGAIKLQPWVHKGKVKPRQVTTLALSFDHRLVDGELGSKVLADVAAILEQPKRLITWA
- a CDS encoding alpha-ketoacid dehydrogenase subunit beta, coding for MAMEKMSIAKALNESLRKALDNDPKVLIMGEDVGKLGGVFRITDGLQKDFGEDRVIDTPLAESGIVGTAIGLALRGYRPVVEIQFDGFVFPAYDQIVTQLAKMHARALGKIKLPVVIRIPYGGGIGAVEHHSESPEALFAHVAGLKVVSPSNASDAYWMMQQAVQSDDPIIFFEPKRRYWDKGEVETDTIPGPLHKASVARTGTDLTLVAYGPMVKVCLEAAAAAQEEGKSIEVLDLRSMSPIDFDAIQTSVEKTGRLVVVHEAPVFYGSGAEIAARITERCFYHLEAPVLRVGGYHAPYPPARLEDEYLPGLDRVLDAVDRSLAY
- a CDS encoding ATP-binding protein, yielding MTAAQEVPTPEPVLREDRLDFAPTARSVSFSRRRTARLVREWGYPGLAGDAALLVSELATNALLHGAIRGRLFRVHLTLSAATLRIAVSDPRGERLPGLREAADDECYGRGLLIVAGIADHWGVEPRTVGKTVFAELALRRKPDMPMGPREAVRAGPSRTATPR